A genomic region of Fundidesulfovibrio terrae contains the following coding sequences:
- a CDS encoding two-component system sensor histidine kinase NtrB yields the protein MTRQNPSVEDLIGIEHCKLGFYQELRQKIEELQQASLESEERRREVAAILDGITDIMMVLSEDMSIISVNHVFEEVMGISDAEGRYCYEIFRNESRPCPECPAHKSFVSGDVCRETAIFKVGGKNRQFEMVASPIQDPDKDERRILIFKRDVTMEKEYQAKFYQAEKMATVGMLAAGVAHEVNNPLASISGFAEGLKRRLGKLEATPGPLLDDIEDYVDTILKECNRCRDIVRTLLTFSRPVSSGFSPVSLNAVVEDTLKLLRSHIKQKSLQLSMVTVLAEDLPLIYGDEPQLKQVVLNLLINAIDAVDQTGLGKGTITIRTYPEAGEGAGLVVSDTGCGIPKENLDKLFEPFFTTKPVGKGIGIGLSTCYGIVKEHHGEIVVYSEHEKGSRFIVRLPANPETADE from the coding sequence GTGACGCGCCAGAACCCTTCCGTCGAAGACCTGATCGGCATCGAGCACTGCAAGCTCGGCTTTTACCAGGAGCTGCGCCAGAAGATCGAGGAGCTCCAGCAGGCCAGCCTGGAATCCGAGGAGCGCCGCCGAGAGGTCGCCGCCATCCTGGACGGCATCACGGACATCATGATGGTCCTCTCCGAGGATATGAGCATCATCTCCGTGAACCACGTCTTCGAGGAGGTCATGGGCATAAGCGATGCCGAGGGCCGCTACTGCTACGAGATCTTTCGCAACGAATCCCGCCCCTGTCCGGAATGCCCGGCCCACAAGTCCTTCGTCTCCGGGGATGTCTGCCGGGAGACGGCGATCTTCAAGGTGGGCGGGAAAAACCGCCAGTTCGAAATGGTGGCCTCGCCCATCCAGGACCCGGACAAGGACGAGCGGCGCATCCTCATCTTCAAGCGCGACGTCACCATGGAGAAGGAATACCAGGCCAAATTCTATCAGGCCGAGAAGATGGCCACCGTGGGCATGTTGGCCGCGGGCGTGGCCCACGAGGTGAACAACCCCCTGGCCTCCATCTCCGGTTTCGCCGAAGGGCTCAAGCGCCGCCTGGGCAAGCTGGAAGCCACGCCCGGACCGCTCCTTGACGACATCGAGGACTACGTGGACACCATCCTCAAGGAGTGCAACCGCTGCCGCGACATCGTGCGCACGCTGCTCACCTTCAGCCGGCCCGTGTCCTCGGGCTTCTCGCCCGTGAGCCTGAACGCCGTGGTGGAGGACACCCTCAAGCTCCTGCGCAGCCACATCAAGCAGAAGAGCCTCCAGCTGAGCATGGTCACGGTTCTGGCCGAGGACCTGCCGCTCATCTACGGCGACGAACCGCAACTCAAGCAGGTGGTGCTGAACCTGCTCATCAACGCCATCGACGCCGTGGACCAGACCGGCCTGGGCAAGGGCACCATCACCATCCGAACCTACCCCGAGGCCGGGGAGGGTGCGGGGCTTGTGGTGTCGGACACGGGCTGCGGCATCCCCAAGGAAAACCTGGACAAGCTCTTCGAACCTTTTTTCACCACCAAGCCCGTGGGCAAGGGCATCGGCATAGGTCTCTCGACGTGCTACGGCATCGTCAAGGAGCACCATGGAGAGATAGTCGTGTACAGCGAACACGAGAAAGGATCGCGCTTCATCGTCAGGCTGCCCGCCAACCCGGAGACGGCCGATGAGTAG
- a CDS encoding sigma-54-dependent transcriptional regulator, producing MSSPYTVLVVDDEQSLTKLFKKELAAPHRIIHTAGSGRQAKDMCRKTQYDIIVLDLRLPDAGGLELLVEFRRRIPDVEVIMITGHGNIDSAVEAMKLGAYDYLTKPFKLDEVEIVVERAWQRVCLQRENRSLKHSQMSVKPPMLVGLSQAVKQIRYLVEKVAPTDVPVLITGDSGVGKDVVAHAIHTSSRRADKPLIIKNCATLQKELSRSELFGHCRGAFTGASESQEGLMTFAHQGTLFLDEIGELPLEVQGSLLRVLESKTYRRVGEKDERHTDIRPLFATNRSLQAEVEAGRFHEALFHRINVFNIHIPSLAERKEDIPLLVEYFLNRLSSGQAVCTVTEGAMRCLLGYTWPGNVRELRNVIERGMILAENGLITEHALPRELLDKGAESQDGLSLESMERMHIERVLHFHSGNRSLASNSLGISRKTLYRKILEYGLE from the coding sequence ATGAGTAGCCCATATACCGTACTGGTCGTGGACGACGAGCAGTCCCTGACCAAGCTGTTCAAGAAGGAACTGGCCGCCCCGCACAGGATAATCCACACGGCTGGTTCCGGGCGCCAGGCCAAGGACATGTGCCGCAAGACCCAGTACGACATCATCGTGCTGGACCTGCGCCTGCCCGACGCCGGGGGGCTCGAGCTTCTTGTGGAGTTCCGCCGGCGCATCCCGGACGTGGAAGTGATCATGATCACCGGGCACGGCAACATCGACAGCGCCGTGGAGGCCATGAAGCTCGGGGCCTACGACTACCTGACCAAGCCCTTCAAGCTCGACGAGGTGGAGATCGTCGTCGAGCGCGCCTGGCAGAGGGTCTGCCTGCAGCGGGAGAACCGCAGCCTCAAGCACTCCCAGATGAGCGTGAAGCCGCCCATGCTGGTGGGCCTGTCCCAGGCGGTCAAGCAGATTCGCTACCTGGTGGAGAAGGTGGCCCCGACCGACGTGCCGGTGCTCATCACCGGCGACTCGGGCGTGGGCAAGGACGTGGTGGCCCACGCCATCCACACCTCCAGCAGGCGCGCGGACAAGCCGCTCATCATCAAAAACTGCGCCACCTTGCAGAAGGAGCTGTCGCGCAGCGAGCTTTTCGGCCACTGCCGGGGGGCGTTCACCGGGGCCTCCGAAAGCCAGGAGGGCCTGATGACCTTCGCCCACCAGGGCACGCTCTTCCTGGACGAGATCGGGGAGCTGCCCCTGGAGGTTCAAGGGTCGCTTTTGCGGGTGCTCGAGAGCAAGACCTACCGCCGGGTGGGTGAGAAGGACGAGCGCCATACCGACATCCGGCCGCTTTTCGCCACCAACCGCAGCCTCCAGGCCGAGGTGGAGGCCGGACGCTTCCACGAGGCGCTCTTCCACCGCATCAATGTCTTCAACATCCACATCCCCTCGCTGGCCGAGCGCAAGGAGGACATTCCGCTGCTGGTGGAATACTTCCTCAACCGCCTGAGTTCCGGCCAGGCCGTCTGCACGGTGACGGAGGGGGCCATGCGCTGCCTGCTGGGCTACACGTGGCCGGGCAACGTGCGCGAGCTCAGAAACGTCATCGAGCGGGGCATGATCCTGGCGGAGAACGGGCTCATCACCGAGCACGCCCTGCCGCGCGAACTTCTGGACAAGGGCGCGGAAAGCCAGGATGGCCTGTCGCTGGAGAGCATGGAGCGCATGCACATCGAACGGGTGCTTCACTTCCACAGCGGCAACCGGTCGCTGGCGTCCAACTCCCTGGGCATCAGCCGCAAGACCCTTTATCGCAAGATACTGGAATACGGGCTGGAGTAG
- a CDS encoding histidine phosphatase family protein — MNLTVHLMRHGETGQESPRRFLGQRDVPLSDSGRAQALLWREALSGVDYAGAWCSDLSRCRETAEIVLEGRPLQAVPLAGLREIALGEWDGLTAEEVKARFPGQHEARGADMAGFRVPGGESFEDVAHRACCAFEGILAENRIADGATLLIVAHAGVNRAILCRLLGMPLAGLFRLGQDHACLNVIAYRKGAPELRALNLDAWPPARTL; from the coding sequence GTGAACCTCACCGTCCACCTCATGCGCCACGGCGAGACCGGGCAGGAATCCCCCCGGCGCTTCCTGGGGCAACGCGACGTGCCTCTTTCGGACTCGGGCCGCGCCCAGGCCCTGCTCTGGCGCGAAGCCCTGTCGGGCGTCGACTACGCCGGGGCCTGGTGCTCGGACCTGTCGCGCTGCCGGGAAACGGCGGAGATCGTCCTCGAAGGAAGACCCCTTCAAGCCGTGCCCCTGGCCGGGCTGCGCGAGATAGCACTGGGGGAATGGGACGGGCTCACGGCCGAGGAGGTCAAGGCCCGCTTTCCCGGACAGCACGAGGCGCGGGGGGCGGACATGGCAGGCTTTCGCGTGCCGGGCGGGGAGAGCTTCGAGGATGTGGCGCACAGGGCCTGCTGCGCTTTCGAAGGAATTCTTGCGGAAAACCGGATTGCCGACGGAGCGACCCTCCTGATCGTGGCCCACGCGGGCGTCAACCGGGCCATCCTCTGCCGCCTGTTGGGCATGCCCCTGGCCGGGCTGTTCCGCCTGGGGCAGGACCACGCCTGCCTGAACGTCATCGCCTACCGCAAGGGCGCCCCGGAACTCAGGGCTTTGAACCTGGACGCCTGGCCGCCCGCCCGCACCCTCTGA
- a CDS encoding ferritin-like domain-containing protein, whose amino-acid sequence MAEFFSAADVVGAAVEMERRGQALYRRMAQVAEKPEIKRFFENLAGEERRHEELFAAMAKRLGAAELPAWSTMEEYSAYLGALLDSHALFSPGFAKEMAEKSGLFEESVRGAMSLEKDSMLFFQEMLQLIPGSEHSFILECLEEERRHLRQLSALLKK is encoded by the coding sequence ATGGCTGAATTCTTCAGCGCGGCCGACGTGGTGGGCGCGGCGGTGGAAATGGAACGGCGGGGGCAGGCGCTTTATCGGCGCATGGCCCAGGTGGCCGAGAAGCCCGAGATCAAACGGTTCTTCGAGAACCTGGCCGGGGAGGAGCGCCGCCACGAGGAGCTCTTCGCGGCCATGGCCAAGCGCCTGGGCGCGGCCGAGCTGCCTGCCTGGAGCACCATGGAGGAGTACAGCGCCTATCTCGGCGCGCTGCTCGACTCCCACGCGCTCTTTTCGCCCGGGTTTGCCAAGGAGATGGCCGAAAAGTCCGGCCTCTTCGAGGAATCCGTGCGTGGCGCCATGAGCCTGGAGAAGGACTCCATGCTCTTCTTCCAGGAGATGCTCCAGCTCATCCCCGGGTCGGAGCATTCCTTCATACTGGAGTGTCTCGAGGAAGAGCGCCGCCACTTGCGCCAGCTCTCCGCCCTGCTCAAGAAATAG
- a CDS encoding XdhC family aldehyde oxidoreductase maturation factor, which yields MTDLLRTLVAWLGEGTPVAAATIVTHEGSTPRGAGSKMIVRGGGEMHGTVGGGLVEARVLTAASRVLADGVPGVVDFDLTGELAAGADMVCGGKLRVFLERIDPGPEGELYAQLLERLERGERCLMAVPMGGGARTLAPVRGPSLGAELPGALLENARAAGRDLRAPVVFAVMDTRWLLEPWTGPAPLYIAGAGHVSRPTTQVAALAGFRVTVLDDRPEFASSERFPTAHEISVRDLRSCLEGMPVGPESSVVIVTRGHVHDADVLAQALRTPAGYIGMIGSRRKRDSVYGRLREKGFTDADFQRVHCPVGLDIGAETPEEIAVSIVAELIQARAKRGSA from the coding sequence ATGACCGATCTGCTCAGGACTCTCGTTGCTTGGCTTGGGGAGGGGACTCCCGTTGCGGCGGCCACCATCGTCACCCATGAAGGATCGACCCCGCGCGGCGCGGGCAGCAAGATGATCGTGCGGGGCGGCGGGGAGATGCACGGCACGGTGGGGGGCGGCCTCGTGGAAGCCCGGGTGCTTACGGCCGCCTCCCGGGTGCTGGCGGACGGCGTCCCCGGCGTGGTGGACTTCGACTTGACCGGCGAGTTGGCCGCCGGGGCGGACATGGTCTGCGGCGGCAAGCTGCGCGTTTTTCTGGAGCGCATCGACCCGGGGCCGGAGGGCGAGCTGTATGCGCAGCTGCTCGAGCGCCTGGAGCGCGGCGAGCGCTGCCTGATGGCCGTGCCCATGGGAGGCGGAGCGCGCACCCTGGCCCCTGTGCGAGGCCCGTCCCTGGGCGCGGAGCTTCCGGGAGCGCTCCTGGAGAACGCCCGCGCGGCAGGCCGAGACCTGCGCGCGCCCGTGGTGTTCGCGGTCATGGATACGCGGTGGCTCCTGGAGCCCTGGACCGGACCGGCGCCCTTGTACATCGCCGGGGCGGGGCACGTCTCGCGCCCCACGACCCAGGTGGCCGCCCTGGCGGGATTTCGCGTGACCGTCCTGGACGACCGGCCTGAATTCGCCAGCAGCGAGCGTTTCCCCACGGCCCACGAAATATCCGTGCGCGACCTGCGCTCCTGCCTGGAGGGGATGCCCGTGGGGCCGGAGTCCTCGGTGGTCATCGTGACGCGCGGCCACGTCCATGACGCGGACGTGCTGGCCCAGGCCCTGCGCACCCCGGCCGGGTACATCGGCATGATCGGCAGCCGCCGCAAGCGCGACAGCGTCTACGGCCGGCTGCGCGAGAAAGGGTTCACCGACGCCGATTTCCAGCGCGTGCACTGCCCTGTCGGGTTGGACATCGGCGCGGAGACGCCCGAGGAGATCGCCGTGAGCATCGTGGCCGAACTCATCCAGGCTCGCGCAAAGCGGGGGAGCGCGTGA
- a CDS encoding iron-containing alcohol dehydrogenase, protein MNATKFAIPEIIFGRGSMVHVAQCARRLGAKRVLLVSDEGLEKSGWVERVKDILEADRLEWVYYGDVNSNPRDHQVSTGAKLYLETGADVIIAIGGGSPIDAAKGIAILAGNGGAISDYEGANRIERPLPPMIFLPTTAGSGSDVSQFCIITDTARHLKMSIISRSLVPNISIIDPLILLTKSQELIIASAIDAFAHAVESYVSRIASPFTEIQALRAIELIMRNLKPAVEDRDIDALEQLSIASTAAGMSFSNAGLGAGHALAHSLGGMFDILHGLVHPILLPAVMRFNTPACADKMGTIGRLVVGREDMPSRLAAEAGIEVLREYFADLGVPVHLRDILPDRSPLETLASAAVGDACNLTNPRAADVESLLGICEEAW, encoded by the coding sequence ATGAACGCCACCAAGTTCGCCATCCCGGAAATCATCTTCGGCCGCGGTTCCATGGTGCACGTGGCCCAATGCGCGCGCAGGCTCGGGGCCAAGCGGGTTCTTCTGGTCAGCGACGAGGGGCTCGAGAAGTCCGGCTGGGTCGAACGGGTCAAGGACATCCTGGAGGCCGACCGCCTGGAGTGGGTGTACTACGGCGACGTGAACTCCAACCCCCGCGACCACCAGGTGTCCACCGGAGCCAAGCTCTATCTGGAGACCGGCGCGGACGTCATCATCGCCATCGGCGGCGGCAGCCCCATCGACGCCGCCAAGGGCATCGCCATCCTGGCGGGCAACGGCGGAGCCATCTCCGACTACGAGGGGGCCAACCGCATCGAACGGCCGCTGCCGCCCATGATCTTTCTGCCCACCACGGCGGGCAGCGGCTCGGACGTGTCCCAGTTCTGCATCATCACCGACACGGCCCGCCATCTCAAGATGTCCATCATCAGCCGTTCGCTGGTGCCCAACATCTCCATCATCGATCCGCTCATATTGCTCACCAAGAGCCAGGAACTCATCATCGCCTCGGCCATCGACGCGTTTGCCCACGCGGTGGAGTCCTACGTGTCGCGCATCGCCTCGCCGTTCACGGAGATCCAGGCGCTTCGGGCCATCGAGCTCATCATGCGCAACCTCAAGCCGGCCGTGGAAGACCGCGACATCGACGCCCTTGAGCAGCTTTCCATCGCCAGCACGGCCGCCGGCATGTCCTTCTCCAACGCCGGGCTCGGGGCCGGGCACGCCCTGGCCCATTCCCTGGGCGGCATGTTCGACATCCTGCACGGCCTGGTGCACCCCATTCTGCTGCCCGCGGTCATGCGCTTCAACACCCCGGCCTGCGCGGACAAGATGGGCACCATCGGCAGGCTGGTGGTGGGCCGCGAGGACATGCCCTCGCGCCTGGCCGCCGAGGCGGGCATCGAGGTCCTGCGCGAATATTTCGCCGACCTGGGCGTCCCGGTGCATCTGCGCGACATCCTGCCGGACCGCTCTCCCCTGGAGACCCTGGCCTCGGCCGCCGTGGGCGACGCCTGCAACCTCACCAATCCCCGTGCCGCGGACGTGGAAAGCCTGCTGGGCATCTGCGAGGAGGCCTGGTGA